In Sparus aurata chromosome 2, fSpaAur1.1, whole genome shotgun sequence, a single genomic region encodes these proteins:
- the sphkap gene encoding A-kinase anchor protein SPHKAP isoform X3, with amino-acid sequence MLSSLFTVLRTFTELNFQSSAMFEGSESVEVEGGSTESTVASSISACKKVLCSNSALDSSEYWLRNEKSLCRLGLLDDDTEGSCIVICFVNLDPQKTDCRDDKIIKKLASVSPDLPKLVELLTVHQPKENEILLLGGLEASDTCQTHPHAPSQGGHQQQRSTGVCLVQCSGQRRSTQPSSIIFDINKFLIGLQWGKERQLQQGRPAGHRVDDDTNRSISSIEEDFLTASEHLGDDSEDDGFRNEPESGELAESLVEVAQKHCVRLACQRGQLAHHQNREDAEVKREGQRRASLHTKESAGHYATNLAESVLQDAFIHLSQDETSFVSEAAVSVSLSGRPSNSTGPSKTRQPSQQRTCSFELPKIVIVQSPDTSDGAVEWPETQVSHVPDQDITAKAREVPDNGTQAHILHHNGGHPSKHVEVALACAANVIGTITTPQLTEQLAMESASEEEMEEELQEPEERGDYSFSSAMCGMAQVAGAVAAVELTEESGVCGDSDADVVYTASRGLMTAAEASTAFTLHCSVAEGTSVETFRANIAEVLHREAAEVLTQPQGYRSVAHLLEATHNKIVDGITCPKKSYMDESEVDDLINEVADSLFKHALEKAKKKKELAGTGKDAPNLQVFLQDSVNNLLFDILCLTQKKISHTIGCDQGSFETQEGDTCAREPAKANMSKDPLSQLQYTVGHSQSTNSENHSSMLYCTDKLAGLKEKYMLEESDRIESHGKEQQQPSSCRQSQYKSTSLLAKDFSDYQQIQQSTGAIREPWSEIPIHSTERRGRLVTGSDSRQASLTPQSSITSCRSLQFLSMDSESRTPITCYADDLAATVVSMATELAAICLENSTGKQPWFCALKGMPTEGPEAYLIPACRTVLRRKEGQGSNAASKKHRAPRLSEIKRKTEEQPELMERLVNRVVDESVNLDEPQDPFALFASEVTARIMNCPELNVTDTSKTGQTRSRLQCERWSRGKASSYESIPEEDADPSGTPNTLGLGSRLGQNLSRGSSISKQSSCESITDEFSRFMVNQMETEGRGFDLLLDYYAGKNASSILAAAVQQAATKKNGHLNVRTSSCLSKQSSTESITEEFYRFMLRDMDKENKDYGIAKTKEWSNSLFPPSPRTPFCIRQSSVPDRRSSDSRLTVNSPIKANSFDGFARNVHGDTLNIFPTNSVSATGLCKSDSCLYQRGKTDQITDMLIHETWSSSIESLMRKNKIIADPEDSIELEAAGDSQPHVQQFANRLAADIVDIGKSALGGQQEVAGSTSGWHSQPHLPVGERRRGFKQSHLSCGRSRSSQEHTGTGVGSGTSDSGAPRVRVPRDVPLIHIEGDQRDEETLSNPERTGVGPQETQPDMSATKRTERATANSSRNGTSSASSLGMADLDAFSDVPTQSTVISEETEKGHLAGTKENVFARTTEGSSDLKVLLVVNCDLEPESVDSELRVALQWIAASELGLPALYFRKSKEKRVAKFQRVIHLMSQKAWRIADLFSVVVQFCKLREKEEEEGRSLSSLFDWLLETM; translated from the exons atCTGTTTTGTAAACCTGGACCCTCAGAAAACGGACTGCCGCGATGACAAAATCATCAAG AAATTGGCATCGGTGTCTCCAGACCTGCCAAAGCTCGTTGAATTACTGACCGTCCACCAGCCGAAGGAAAATGAGATCCTACTGCTCGGTGGCCTCGAAGCCTCAGACACTTGCCAAACTCACCCACACGCTCCATCTCAG GGCGGGCATCAGCAGCAGAGGAGTACAGGTGTGTGCCTGGTTCAGTGTTCAGGGCAGAGACGCTCCACCCAGCCCAGCAGCATCATCTTTGATATCAACAAGTTCCTTATTGGTCTGCAATGGGGGAAGGAGCGACAGCTTCAGCAAGGCCGACCAGCAGGCCATCGGGTAGATGATGACACCAATCGTTCAATCTCGTCCATAGAGGAAGACTTCCTGACGGCCTCGGAACACCTCGGTGATGACAGCGAGGATGACGGCTTCAGAAATG AACCAGAGAGTGGTGAGCTGGCAGAGAGCTTGGTGGAGGTTGCACAGAAACACTGTGTCAGACTTGCATGTCAGAGGGGACAGCTGGCCCATCACCAGAACAGGGAGGATGCTGAGGTGAAAAGAGAAGGTCAGCGGCGAGCAAGCCTCCACACGAAGGAATCAGCCGGTCACTATGCCACCAATCTGGCAGAGTCAGTACTGCAGGATGCCTTCATACACCTCTCTCAAGATGAAACCTCCTTTGTCTCTGAAGCGGCTGTCAGTGTGTCGCTCTCCGGTCGCCCTTCCAACTCCACTGGTCCTTCAAAGACCAGACAGCCTTCCCAACAGCGCACCTGCTCTTTTGAACTCCCCAAGATTGTCATAGTTCAAAGCCCAGATACTTCTGATGGGGCTGTAGAATGGCCAGAGACCCAGGTGTCTCATGTGCCTGACCAGGATATCACTGCCAAAGCCAGAGAGGTGCCAGATAATGGGACACAGGCACACATTCTGCACCACAATGGAGGACACCCATCCAAACATGTAGAGGTGGCTTTGGCCTGTGCTGCCAATGTCATTGGCACTATTACTACCCCGCAGCTGACAGAGCAGCTCGCCATGGAATCAGCTTCAGAGGAAGAaatggaggaggagctgcaggaacCAGAGGAGAGAGGTGACTACTCTTTCTCCTCGGCCATGTGCGGTATGGCTCAGGTTGCTGGTGCCGTAGCAGCTGTGGAGCTAACAGAGGAATCAGGAGTGTGCGGCGATTCTGATGCAGATGTAGTCTACACAGCATCTCGTGGTCTGATGACTGCTGCCGAGGCCTCTACAGCCTTCACACTGCACTGCAGTGTGGCAGAGGGTACCAGCGTTGAAACGTTTCGTGCAAACATTGCCGAGGTCTTACACAGGGAAGCAGCTGAGGTGCTGACTCAGCCACAAGGCTACAGGAGCGTAGCCCACCTGCTGGAGGCCACGCATAATAAAATAGTAGATGGCATTACTTGTCCAAAGAAATCCTACATGGATGAAAGTGAGGTTGATGATTTGATAAATGAGGTGGCCGACAGCCTTTTCAAGCATGCTTtagagaaagcaaaaaagaagaaagaactGGCAGGTACAGGGAAAGATGCGCCAAACCTCCAGGTTTTTCTGCAGGACAGTGTAAACAATCTGCTGTTTGATATCCTTTGTCTGACACAGAAGAAAATCAGTCACACCATTGGATGTGACCAAGGGTCATTTGAGACACAAGAGGGTGATACTTGTGCTAGGGAGCCTGCTAAGGCCAACATGAGCAAGGATCCATTAAGTCAATTACAGTACACAGTTGGCCATAGCCAGTCCACTAACAGTGAGAACCACAGCAGCATGCTATACTGCACAGATAAGCTCGCTGGGCTGAAGGAGAAATATATGCTTGAGGAAAGCGATCGCATAGAATCCCACGGCAAAGAGCAACAGCAGCCGTCATCATGCAGACAAAGTCAGTATAAATCCACCTCCCTGCTTGCCAAGGACTTCTCAGACTACCAACAGATCCAGCAGAGCACAGGTGCCATCAGAGAACCTTGGAGTGAAATCCCCATTCAtagcacagagaggagagggcgGCTAGTGACAGGCAGTGACAGCAGACAGGCCTCTCTAACACCCCAGTCCTCCATTACCTCTTGCAGGTCTCTGCAATTTTTGAGTATGGATTCTGAATCAAGGACACCTATTACATGCTATGCTGATGATTTGGCTGCTACAGTGGTTTCTATGGCCACAGAGCTAGCGGCTATCTGCCTAGAGAACTCCACGGGGAAACAACCTTGGTTCTGTGCTCTTAAAGGGATGCCTACTGAAGGGCCAGAAGCCTACTTAATCCCTGCATGCCGCACCGTTCTCAGGAGGAAGGAGGGTCAGGGCAGCAATGCTGCATCCAAGAAACATCGAGCACCCCGCCTCAGTGAGATCAAGAGGAAAACAGAGGAGCAACCAGAGCTGATGGAGCGACTGGTGAACCGTGTTGTGGACGAATCAGTCAACCTTGATGAACCACAGGACCCGTTTGCCCTCTTTGCTTCTGAAGTCACAGCCAGGATCATGAATTGTCCGGAGCTTAATGTGACGGATACCTCCAAAACAGGCCAGACACGCAGCAGGTTGCAGTGTGAGAGGTGGAGCCGTGGGAAGGCATCGAGTTATGAGAGTATTCCAGAAGAAGATGCAGACCCCTCAGGCACGCCCAATACTCTTGGCCTTGGCAGTCGGCTAGGTCAGAACCTGAGCCGTGGTAGCTCAATCTCTAAACAATCGAGCTGTGAGAGCATCACAGACGAATTCTCACGGTTCATGGTAAACCAGATGGAGACCGAGGGCAGGGGCTTTGACCTTCTGCTTGACTATTACGCGGGGAAAAATGCCAGCAGCATTTTGGCGGCAGCTGTGCAACAGGctgcaacaaagaaaaatgGTCATCTTAATGTCAGGACCTCATCCTGCCTGTCTAAACAGTCTAGCACAGAGAGCATCACAGAGGAGTTCTACAGGTTTATGCTTCGAGACATGGATAAGGAAAACAAAGATTATGGTATTGCCAAGACTAAAGAGTGGAGTAACAGCCTGTTTCCTCCTTCTCCGAGGACACCCTTCTGTATACGACAGTCCTCTGTCCCAGACCGCCGCTCCTCAGATTCAAGACTGACTGTCAACTCACCCATTAAAGCCAACTCTTTTGACGGATTTGCTCGCAATGTGCATGGAGACACGCTGAATATTTTCCCAACCAACTCAGTATCAGCCACAGGACTGTGTAAGTCTGACTCCTGCCTCTATCAAAGGGGTAAAACGGACCAAATTACTGATATGCTGATTCATGAGACCTGGTCCAGCTCCATTGAGTCCTTGATGAGAAAGAACAAGATCATTGCAGATCCAGAGGACAGTATTGAGCTGGAGGCTGCAGGAGACTCCCAGCCCCATGTGCAGCAGTTTGCCAATCGCCTGGCAGCTGACATTGTAGATATTGGCAAGTCTGCACTGGGAGGCCAACAAGAGGTAGCTGGGAGCACATCCGGGTGGCACTCTCAGCCACACTTGCCTGTTGGTGAGAGAAGGAGGGGGTTCAAACAGTCTCATCTAAGTTGTGGTCGGAGTAGGTCAAGCCAGGAACATACGGGTACTGGAGTAGGGTCCGGAACTAGTGACAGCGGTGCACCCCGTGTGAGGGTCCCCAGAGATGTACCACTAATCCACATTGAGGGAGATCAGAGGGATGAAGAGACTCTTTCAAACCCTGAAAGAACAGGAGTAGGACCTCAGGAAACACAACCAGATATGTCAGCTACCAAGCGTACAGAGAGAGCTACAGCCAACAGCAGCAG GAACGGGACCAGCAGCGCATCCAGCCTGGGCATGGCAGACTTGGATGCTTTCTCCGACGTGCCCACTCAGAGCACAGTAATCAG cgaggagacagagaaaggcCATCTGGCAGGAACCAAGGAGAATGTCTTTG CGAGGACCACAGAGGGCAGCAGTGACCTCAAGGTGTTGTTGGTAGTGAACTGCGACCTGGAGCCTGAGAGCGTGGACTCGGAGCTGAGAGTGGCCCTGCAGTGGATCGCTGCCTCCGAGCTGGGCCTTCCTGCTCTCTACTTCAGGAAGTCCAAAGAGAAGAGAGTTGCAAAG TTCCAGAGGGTGATCCATCTGATGTCTCAGAAGGCGTGGCGAATTGCGGACTTGTTCAGCGTTGTGGTTCAGTTCTGTAAGCTACgcgagaaagaggaagaggagggccGCTCTCTGTCCAGCCTGTTTGACTGGCTGCTGGAGACCATGTAG
- the sphkap gene encoding A-kinase anchor protein SPHKAP isoform X1, whose product MLSSLFTVLRTFTELNFQSSAMFEGSESVEVEGGSTESTVASSISACKKVLCSNSALDSSEYWLRNEKSLCRLGLLDDDTEGSCIVICFVNLDPQKTDCRDDKIIKKLASVSPDLPKLVELLTVHQPKENEILLLGGLEASDTCQTHPHAPSQGGHQQQRSTGVCLVQCSGQRRSTQPSSIIFDINKFLIGLQWGKERQLQQGRPAGHRVDDDTNRSISSIEEDFLTASEHLGDDSEDDGFRNEPESGELAESLVEVAQKHCVRLACQRGQLAHHQNREDAEVKREGQRRASLHTKESAGHYATNLAESVLQDAFIHLSQDETSFVSEAAVSVSLSGRPSNSTGPSKTRQPSQQRTCSFELPKIVIVQSPDTSDGAVEWPETQVSHVPDQDITAKAREVPDNGTQAHILHHNGGHPSKHVEVALACAANVIGTITTPQLTEQLAMESASEEEMEEELQEPEERGDYSFSSAMCGMAQVAGAVAAVELTEESGVCGDSDADVVYTASRGLMTAAEASTAFTLHCSVAEGTSVETFRANIAEVLHREAAEVLTQPQGYRSVAHLLEATHNKIVDGITCPKKSYMDESEVDDLINEVADSLFKHALEKAKKKKELAGTGKDAPNLQVFLQDSVNNLLFDILCLTQKKISHTIGCDQGSFETQEGDTCAREPAKANMSKDPLSQLQYTVGHSQSTNSENHSSMLYCTDKLAGLKEKYMLEESDRIESHGKEQQQPSSCRQSQYKSTSLLAKDFSDYQQIQQSTGAIREPWSEIPIHSTERRGRLVTGSDSRQASLTPQSSITSCRSLQFLSMDSESRTPITCYADDLAATVVSMATELAAICLENSTGKQPWFCALKGMPTEGPEAYLIPACRTVLRRKEGQGSNAASKKHRAPRLSEIKRKTEEQPELMERLVNRVVDESVNLDEPQDPFALFASEVTARIMNCPELNVTDTSKTGQTRSRLQCERWSRGKASSYESIPEEDADPSGTPNTLGLGSRLGQNLSRGSSISKQSSCESITDEFSRFMVNQMETEGRGFDLLLDYYAGKNASSILAAAVQQAATKKNGHLNVRTSSCLSKQSSTESITEEFYRFMLRDMDKENKDYGIAKTKEWSNSLFPPSPRTPFCIRQSSVPDRRSSDSRLTVNSPIKANSFDGFARNVHGDTLNIFPTNSVSATGLCKSDSCLYQRGKTDQITDMLIHETWSSSIESLMRKNKIIADPEDSIELEAAGDSQPHVQQFANRLAADIVDIGKSALGGQQEVAGSTSGWHSQPHLPVGERRRGFKQSHLSCGRSRSSQEHTGTGVGSGTSDSGAPRVRVPRDVPLIHIEGDQRDEETLSNPERTGVGPQETQPDMSATKRTERATANSSSSERDRPAAAAAAVVKRDKRSMSASSEESMGSWSHITPEDDPHEETSSFIQLSEGNGTSSASSLGMADLDAFSDVPTQSTVISEETEKGHLAGTKENVFARTTEGSSDLKVLLVVNCDLEPESVDSELRVALQWIAASELGLPALYFRKSKEKRVAKFQRVIHLMSQKAWRIADLFSVVVQFCKLREKEEEEGRSLSSLFDWLLETM is encoded by the exons atCTGTTTTGTAAACCTGGACCCTCAGAAAACGGACTGCCGCGATGACAAAATCATCAAG AAATTGGCATCGGTGTCTCCAGACCTGCCAAAGCTCGTTGAATTACTGACCGTCCACCAGCCGAAGGAAAATGAGATCCTACTGCTCGGTGGCCTCGAAGCCTCAGACACTTGCCAAACTCACCCACACGCTCCATCTCAG GGCGGGCATCAGCAGCAGAGGAGTACAGGTGTGTGCCTGGTTCAGTGTTCAGGGCAGAGACGCTCCACCCAGCCCAGCAGCATCATCTTTGATATCAACAAGTTCCTTATTGGTCTGCAATGGGGGAAGGAGCGACAGCTTCAGCAAGGCCGACCAGCAGGCCATCGGGTAGATGATGACACCAATCGTTCAATCTCGTCCATAGAGGAAGACTTCCTGACGGCCTCGGAACACCTCGGTGATGACAGCGAGGATGACGGCTTCAGAAATG AACCAGAGAGTGGTGAGCTGGCAGAGAGCTTGGTGGAGGTTGCACAGAAACACTGTGTCAGACTTGCATGTCAGAGGGGACAGCTGGCCCATCACCAGAACAGGGAGGATGCTGAGGTGAAAAGAGAAGGTCAGCGGCGAGCAAGCCTCCACACGAAGGAATCAGCCGGTCACTATGCCACCAATCTGGCAGAGTCAGTACTGCAGGATGCCTTCATACACCTCTCTCAAGATGAAACCTCCTTTGTCTCTGAAGCGGCTGTCAGTGTGTCGCTCTCCGGTCGCCCTTCCAACTCCACTGGTCCTTCAAAGACCAGACAGCCTTCCCAACAGCGCACCTGCTCTTTTGAACTCCCCAAGATTGTCATAGTTCAAAGCCCAGATACTTCTGATGGGGCTGTAGAATGGCCAGAGACCCAGGTGTCTCATGTGCCTGACCAGGATATCACTGCCAAAGCCAGAGAGGTGCCAGATAATGGGACACAGGCACACATTCTGCACCACAATGGAGGACACCCATCCAAACATGTAGAGGTGGCTTTGGCCTGTGCTGCCAATGTCATTGGCACTATTACTACCCCGCAGCTGACAGAGCAGCTCGCCATGGAATCAGCTTCAGAGGAAGAaatggaggaggagctgcaggaacCAGAGGAGAGAGGTGACTACTCTTTCTCCTCGGCCATGTGCGGTATGGCTCAGGTTGCTGGTGCCGTAGCAGCTGTGGAGCTAACAGAGGAATCAGGAGTGTGCGGCGATTCTGATGCAGATGTAGTCTACACAGCATCTCGTGGTCTGATGACTGCTGCCGAGGCCTCTACAGCCTTCACACTGCACTGCAGTGTGGCAGAGGGTACCAGCGTTGAAACGTTTCGTGCAAACATTGCCGAGGTCTTACACAGGGAAGCAGCTGAGGTGCTGACTCAGCCACAAGGCTACAGGAGCGTAGCCCACCTGCTGGAGGCCACGCATAATAAAATAGTAGATGGCATTACTTGTCCAAAGAAATCCTACATGGATGAAAGTGAGGTTGATGATTTGATAAATGAGGTGGCCGACAGCCTTTTCAAGCATGCTTtagagaaagcaaaaaagaagaaagaactGGCAGGTACAGGGAAAGATGCGCCAAACCTCCAGGTTTTTCTGCAGGACAGTGTAAACAATCTGCTGTTTGATATCCTTTGTCTGACACAGAAGAAAATCAGTCACACCATTGGATGTGACCAAGGGTCATTTGAGACACAAGAGGGTGATACTTGTGCTAGGGAGCCTGCTAAGGCCAACATGAGCAAGGATCCATTAAGTCAATTACAGTACACAGTTGGCCATAGCCAGTCCACTAACAGTGAGAACCACAGCAGCATGCTATACTGCACAGATAAGCTCGCTGGGCTGAAGGAGAAATATATGCTTGAGGAAAGCGATCGCATAGAATCCCACGGCAAAGAGCAACAGCAGCCGTCATCATGCAGACAAAGTCAGTATAAATCCACCTCCCTGCTTGCCAAGGACTTCTCAGACTACCAACAGATCCAGCAGAGCACAGGTGCCATCAGAGAACCTTGGAGTGAAATCCCCATTCAtagcacagagaggagagggcgGCTAGTGACAGGCAGTGACAGCAGACAGGCCTCTCTAACACCCCAGTCCTCCATTACCTCTTGCAGGTCTCTGCAATTTTTGAGTATGGATTCTGAATCAAGGACACCTATTACATGCTATGCTGATGATTTGGCTGCTACAGTGGTTTCTATGGCCACAGAGCTAGCGGCTATCTGCCTAGAGAACTCCACGGGGAAACAACCTTGGTTCTGTGCTCTTAAAGGGATGCCTACTGAAGGGCCAGAAGCCTACTTAATCCCTGCATGCCGCACCGTTCTCAGGAGGAAGGAGGGTCAGGGCAGCAATGCTGCATCCAAGAAACATCGAGCACCCCGCCTCAGTGAGATCAAGAGGAAAACAGAGGAGCAACCAGAGCTGATGGAGCGACTGGTGAACCGTGTTGTGGACGAATCAGTCAACCTTGATGAACCACAGGACCCGTTTGCCCTCTTTGCTTCTGAAGTCACAGCCAGGATCATGAATTGTCCGGAGCTTAATGTGACGGATACCTCCAAAACAGGCCAGACACGCAGCAGGTTGCAGTGTGAGAGGTGGAGCCGTGGGAAGGCATCGAGTTATGAGAGTATTCCAGAAGAAGATGCAGACCCCTCAGGCACGCCCAATACTCTTGGCCTTGGCAGTCGGCTAGGTCAGAACCTGAGCCGTGGTAGCTCAATCTCTAAACAATCGAGCTGTGAGAGCATCACAGACGAATTCTCACGGTTCATGGTAAACCAGATGGAGACCGAGGGCAGGGGCTTTGACCTTCTGCTTGACTATTACGCGGGGAAAAATGCCAGCAGCATTTTGGCGGCAGCTGTGCAACAGGctgcaacaaagaaaaatgGTCATCTTAATGTCAGGACCTCATCCTGCCTGTCTAAACAGTCTAGCACAGAGAGCATCACAGAGGAGTTCTACAGGTTTATGCTTCGAGACATGGATAAGGAAAACAAAGATTATGGTATTGCCAAGACTAAAGAGTGGAGTAACAGCCTGTTTCCTCCTTCTCCGAGGACACCCTTCTGTATACGACAGTCCTCTGTCCCAGACCGCCGCTCCTCAGATTCAAGACTGACTGTCAACTCACCCATTAAAGCCAACTCTTTTGACGGATTTGCTCGCAATGTGCATGGAGACACGCTGAATATTTTCCCAACCAACTCAGTATCAGCCACAGGACTGTGTAAGTCTGACTCCTGCCTCTATCAAAGGGGTAAAACGGACCAAATTACTGATATGCTGATTCATGAGACCTGGTCCAGCTCCATTGAGTCCTTGATGAGAAAGAACAAGATCATTGCAGATCCAGAGGACAGTATTGAGCTGGAGGCTGCAGGAGACTCCCAGCCCCATGTGCAGCAGTTTGCCAATCGCCTGGCAGCTGACATTGTAGATATTGGCAAGTCTGCACTGGGAGGCCAACAAGAGGTAGCTGGGAGCACATCCGGGTGGCACTCTCAGCCACACTTGCCTGTTGGTGAGAGAAGGAGGGGGTTCAAACAGTCTCATCTAAGTTGTGGTCGGAGTAGGTCAAGCCAGGAACATACGGGTACTGGAGTAGGGTCCGGAACTAGTGACAGCGGTGCACCCCGTGTGAGGGTCCCCAGAGATGTACCACTAATCCACATTGAGGGAGATCAGAGGGATGAAGAGACTCTTTCAAACCCTGAAAGAACAGGAGTAGGACCTCAGGAAACACAACCAGATATGTCAGCTACCAAGCGTACAGAGAGAGCTACAGCCAACAGCAGCAG CAGTGAGAGGGACAGGCCAGCTGCGGCGGCGGCTGCAGTAGTGAAGAGGGACAAGCGTTCTATGAGTGCTAGCAGTGAAGAGAGCATGGGGAGCTGGTCCCATATAACCCCCGAGGATGACCCCCACGAGGAGACCAGTAGTTTTATCCAGCTGAGCGAGGG GAACGGGACCAGCAGCGCATCCAGCCTGGGCATGGCAGACTTGGATGCTTTCTCCGACGTGCCCACTCAGAGCACAGTAATCAG cgaggagacagagaaaggcCATCTGGCAGGAACCAAGGAGAATGTCTTTG CGAGGACCACAGAGGGCAGCAGTGACCTCAAGGTGTTGTTGGTAGTGAACTGCGACCTGGAGCCTGAGAGCGTGGACTCGGAGCTGAGAGTGGCCCTGCAGTGGATCGCTGCCTCCGAGCTGGGCCTTCCTGCTCTCTACTTCAGGAAGTCCAAAGAGAAGAGAGTTGCAAAG TTCCAGAGGGTGATCCATCTGATGTCTCAGAAGGCGTGGCGAATTGCGGACTTGTTCAGCGTTGTGGTTCAGTTCTGTAAGCTACgcgagaaagaggaagaggagggccGCTCTCTGTCCAGCCTGTTTGACTGGCTGCTGGAGACCATGTAG